The genomic stretch GccgtttttgtttaaataatataataggCCATTTTTTAATAAGAGTGAGTTTGTGCGTGAATGATCTTACTACTTAATTTATGCAAACATTATCATGAATAGGTAAACCAGTCATTTTAAagagatttttgataaatcaaTAAGATAAATCACTCTTTTTTTATGCATGAGTTATTagaaacatatacacatgttaaatacttttttgaatgAGAGATGTATTTTTCCTctcatcaataaaacaaacagaatgtaagCTAGCCTTTCATAATAGATTTAAAGTCAGAGGTAGGCTACAATTATTAGAACAAATCAAgcattcaggctccctcatgtggctcaaaggcGTACTGCAGatatacatttcaaattaaagaaTATGGaataaattatgcaaatgtattttgcGACCCAATGAAAATCACCTGAGGGTCTCTTCTTTGGGAATGAGAATGCTTTAAAGAGTTCCGTTCTTGTCGTTGCATAATAACTAAACTCTAATGTGTTCCCGACCAGGTTACCTGTGGTGTGGCATCTCAACCACAGCTCAGTGCTGCCACGGCACAATGTGACCTCCGATGGAACCTTAGTCCTGCTGCAGGTCAACCACTCGGCGCAGGGCAACTACAGCTGCTACGACGCCCGGGGGTTCCTCCTCCACTCCATCAGTCTCAGGCTGGGCCGTAAGTGTAGTCCTGTTCTGACTTGTCCTAGCTCACAGCGCCTCATTTGGGAGTTATTACACTTTTAACAGCTCTGCCATACTTTTACTCTCTCGCTATGGGACtgcagccttaaaaaaaaaaaaacattgcctaTGTCCCCTGTGTTTAAGACAGCATCCCAGTTCCTCACAGTTGAGTTCAGTCTTTGGATAATTTAGCATAAAAGCATACCAAAAtgtttctcctcctcacacatTGTCATCTCTCTCTTGGGTTTGCACCAACACATTTTCCCCTTTGtgtctctctcatctctctaaTTATATTTCTCCCTCTCCACATTTTCTTAATGAATGAGTTCCTTCTCTCAACATTTGATCTATGCCGGCTCTCTGGCTCCATCAAGAAATCTCATTACAACTGTGATGATCAGTAGAGAGCTTCTGGTCCTCAGAGGAAACCGGTCTTATCAGCCGTCACATAGACAAAAGCCCTCCGCTTCCTGTAACTGTCTCGAACAGGAAGCGGCTCCCTTAAGTGGGCTTCCTTTTTAAAAGGACAGGGAGTTTTTCCATGGAACTGGCCAAGCCTCTCCtgaaatatttttggttcaCGATAGGGACACCAGAGCACAGAGCTGTTCATTTAAAACCTTGAGGACAAGacagagaaatatttaaaatattatatttaatagggtccttaaaaaaacaaaaatgtactccctctctctcctgatAATAAACTGTCTGACTCCCGTCTCCCAGACCCCCCAGGGAAGCTGAGCGTTTCCTGTCAGGTGCCCAATCACACGCATGTTCGCTGCTCCTGGACTGAATCGATAAAGACCTTCCTGCCAGCCAAGTACAATGCCTCCTTCAGGTAAGAGCGAGTTACTGCAACCCAAACAGCAACGCCCGAAGTCACATTCACAATGGGCAACAATAAAGAGACTAAATATAGTGCATGTTTCCACAGATGTTTCATTCTGAATGAAGTGCATATAGCGTCAGTGGTATCCCCATGTGAACCCTGTCTATGCGTCTCTGCTTCCATCTCTTCACTCTGCCCATGTGGCACTCAGTGGAAACTTTTCACCATAACACAGCACAGCAGTGTTTCTCAGAATAACTAAGTGTCAAGCTGAAGAAACTCAAGGATCTCTTATTTCTTGACATTTCTGAAGTTTTCAGCACACACTCAAGTTGTCTTTCCCAGCGACAGAACgcaaaaccttttgtttttttgtttctttaaagggGGTCTGGTCAGGAGTGGAGGTCGTGTGTCCTGGATGTGGTCCACAAGCACTGCGATGTAGATCATCCTGCTTTCTGGCAGACCGTCCATACCCTGAGGATCACAGAGACCAACGCCCTCGGGTCGGAGACAACGTTTGAAAGCTTTAGTTTACAGAAGCTATGTAagatcacataaaaacacacacagacacacagcaaagGGGTGGTTGGAAAAAATATGTTAGTGTCTAGAAAGCACTTAAGTGACATTTATTTCTTAGAAGGTtaatcattttcaacatttttttttacttgtgtctAGTGCTCCCAGTTCTAGCTCTACTTAAATAAGTTTTAGCACTATTCAATATCTACTATAGTCCTTAGCTAGGAACACAGCTGACTCTGCCCCCCTCTATTATCCCTACCAGTtgtgacaaaacacacattcaaagacGCTGTTACAACTGTTCAATTTCAGGGCGTCCAAGCTCCATGCTTCAAAGACACCTCCATTATCTACTCCTCTTGTTTTGCCTCAGAGATACACACAACAGGGTTCATGTCCTCAAAGAAGCTAAAAGAGGGCTTTATTTTCCCATCATTTTCAcatgaagatgtttttattagACCGTGCCCTTTTTTTGGTCCTCGCATAATGACCTCAATTATCTTGTTTTGCTGCTTCTCTCTTTGTGTGCCCCGACGTTCTGGTCGCTCTCGAGCGGAGCCATTCACAGCGTCCTCGAAACGATCTCGGTAGCGGCTGGAGTGCCCATTGGATATTGCTCACGGCGTTTTCCTCGACCTCTACATACTTTTTAGTCACAGTGGTGTGACAAATATGCTGCAAAACACAAGTAAAGAGGGACAAGATTCCCTGAGTTTTGGATAGTTCTGGCAAAAGTGATCATTGGTGGTCATATATGTAGAGAAAGAGTAGTAATGgcatttttaatcaaagttgGATTGATTTTATATCCCCAAAAGCTGCAAGGGTAGATCACTCATCAGATACGTTTTGGTGCTCAGACTTTTTGGTTTAATCTGCCCTTGTTGTCTTCTCAATAGTGTGCCAACCATAGAGGAAACACTTAAAtctctctttcttgtttttattttcctttctatctgtctttgtttgcagTGAAACCAGAGCCTCCAGAGTCTCTGCTGGTGAAGGCCCTAGAGGGCTATCCAAAGAGGCTGAACGTCTCATGGAACTTCCCAGCCTCCTGGCCGCTGCACGATGCTTTCCCCCTCATGTTCCAGATCAGCTACAGGCCGATGGGCTCCATGTACTGGTCAGAGGTTAGTAAGCCAGGCCGAAGGTGTAATTTCATGGCATCTCGGCACTCTGTATACACTGTATACAGGttgtattaaagaaaatgtaactgtaGTTTCCCACATTGAGCCAATCACAGAACATGCTACTGGAAGAAGAACTACATATCAACATATGGGCCTGAAATCATAGGACGAAATGATTCCTGAATTCATACCTCATGAGCatcatgaaatacaaaaaaaaaggttgattttCATTTATGTGTGCTTCTTTGCTACTGCATATAGTAGTTTAACTTGTAATTACttaatttaaatcaacatattcATGCCAAATGACTCTTTGGGATGATGAAGGGGTAAGAAGTCGCTCAAACAAATTAAGTCCCAGCAAAggaattacaaaaaacaataagtaTATGAAAAACCACAACAGTTTCCCTTAGATTTTTAATCCAAATCTTGCCTGTATCAGATGAGTAAGTGGTCATCTAATATAAACCCACGATGCGACCAAAACAGAtccctgtcctctctctttctccatcattCAGGTTTTCTCCGAGGAGAGTCCGGTCATGATATTTGACGCCCTGGCCGGTCACCTCCACCAGGTTCAGATTCGAGCCCGTGACGCGGTGAACCCTGAGAGCAAGTGGAGTGAATGGAGTCCCCTGCTTCATGTCAGGCCTTGGGAAGGTCAGAGAGaaagtttttaaaaattatgatttaagaCCAAGTCAGTTTGTTTATCGGAGCacatttaaaagcaacaaacgTGGACTAAAGTGGGATATGACACCATGcaatcaatataataataataatgaattaacaATTAAGTCACCTTGCACTCTGTGTGAgatacacatttctttttttacttttttttctgaggtTTTATACACCACAAGATTAAtcacataatataataaacaaaaagatgaatCTATAAAATATTCTGCATATTcatcgttttcttttttctttttttccctaaaatgtgtgtgtgtgtgcacgttttGTTTGTACTACAGTCCCCTCCACAACTGAATCTCCAGAGGACAGCTTTCCGGACTATCCTTTCCCCTTCAGCACACAACCTGAAATCTCAACCCCAAAGTTAGACagtaagttatttttttttattttttctgcttcaATTGACAGCGCAGCCAAAGACTtgaaaaggggggggggcgTGAGTCGGACTCGAACATGTATGAGTGATTGTATTCAGGCGCAACATcagtactgtatgtttgtttatgttgtagCTCAACAGAAGTACAATAACAGAATTCTGCTACATCTTCCACTCCAGTTGTTTCTGCTACAagtactgctgctgctcaaaGTACATGCACTATTAATGTAACTTACACTGCTCTGTTTAGTAGATCCACTGCTACATCGCCAACACAACTAATACTTTTACTACTGTTGCTTTAAGTCCACGCTCCGTTCCTCCCAGAAATAAAATGCACCCAACCAAAacttgtattattatattaaataccAAAACATCCATCATCTCATTTTGAGGTTTAAATTTATTCACACTGTCAAGTTGATCAAAGGTAGGATCACAATTTGAATTCTTGCTTGTTTTACAATCAGTCTGGGTTTCAAACAGCAGGACGAGTATGTTTTTTACA from Anoplopoma fimbria isolate UVic2021 breed Golden Eagle Sablefish chromosome 14, Afim_UVic_2022, whole genome shotgun sequence encodes the following:
- the il11ra gene encoding interleukin-11 receptor subunit alpha, producing the protein MPGLLSSPVCLTVIWFLSWSLRPGRAQIRTDEVSGVQYGHMQSNVTLACEKSQIRLPVVWHLNHSSVLPRHNVTSDGTLVLLQVNHSAQGNYSCYDARGFLLHSISLRLGHPPGKLSVSCQVPNHTHVRCSWTESIKTFLPAKYNASFRGSGQEWRSCVLDVVHKHCDVDHPAFWQTVHTLRITETNALGSETTFESFSLQKLLKPEPPESLLVKALEGYPKRLNVSWNFPASWPLHDAFPLMFQISYRPMGSMYWSEVFSEESPVMIFDALAGHLHQVQIRARDAVNPESKWSEWSPLLHVRPWEVPSTTESPEDSFPDYPFPFSTQPEISTPKLDNSVHPEDEGNMGLVILLVLFSVVILTTILSLIFVVWVRQRRRDHVTKQELTSMVKMKSMPI